The following proteins come from a genomic window of Rutidosis leptorrhynchoides isolate AG116_Rl617_1_P2 chromosome 10, CSIRO_AGI_Rlap_v1, whole genome shotgun sequence:
- the LOC139873628 gene encoding lysine--tRNA ligase-like translates to MRTGRVMNKQSSPNLVTYDLVGFGGQIQVRALPEPSFMEETTSFERHSDLKNGDYVGVIGFPGKNSMGEPSVIPKLIVNLSLLSS, encoded by the exons ATGAGGACGGGGAGAGTTATGAACAAACAATCTTCGCCAAACCTGGTAACTTATGATTTGGTTGGTTTTGGTGGACAAATTCAAGTTAGGGCTCTTCCAGA GCCATCTTTTATGGAGGAAACTACTTCTTTTGAGCGTCATTCTGATTTGAAAAATGGGGATTACGTTGGTGTTATTGGGTTTCCAG GGAAAAACAGTATGGGAGAGCCGAGTGTTATTCCAAAATTAATCGTGAATTTGTCTTTATTGTCTTCATAA